The Streptococcus oralis genome segment CCTGTCACTAATACTTTTTTCATTCTTTATTTCTCCTTATCTGCTAGCAGGCGATGTATTTCTCTCTCCAGAATCTCTGTCGGTTGATAGGCTTTAGCTGCACGTCTGAGGTTCTTCAAATCTGGCCAGTTCTCCCGAGCCAATAACTCATCAAAAGCTCGCCCAATCGCTTCTGTATCCTCTCGTTTAGCAGTCAGGGCAATCCCCGCCTCTAAGCCACGAACCGCATAGTCATACTGATCATAGTCATGAGGGAGAATCAAGGCAGGCTTGCCATAGATGATACATTGGTAAAAAATACCTGCACCGCCATGATGAATCACATAGTCCATCTGGGGAATGTATTCCTTATAGGGAAGATAAGATACCACAGAAACATTGTCCATGAGCTCCTCACATCGGAAGTCTTGTCCACCAAACCCCAGAGTCACAAAGAAGTGACAGTCCGGATGGGCTTTTGCCAATTGTTGTGTCTGGTAGAGGAGGTTGTCTTTGGCCCATGCTAGCTGAGTCCCACAAGATACGAGGACTTTCTTATGATTTGCATAAGGAGCCAAATCTAGGGGATAATTCTCTGCCCTCTCAATCGAAGACCCAAAAGGTCCCACCCAAAGGTAGTGCTCTGGAAAACCACTTTTCAGCTCCAACTCTTTCATCCCAATTCCCAAGATGGAATAGGGTGAATAGATGGTTTCCTGACCTTTCTGATTGTAGAGCTTAAAATCGTAACGTTTCAAGCGTTCTCTCAATAAAAAGCTTACGATTCGTTTCCCTAAACGAGTCCCTTTTCTTCCTAGCCATTGCTGGGCAGATTGGAACGGCGTCTTTGGGCTGCCCATTCCTCCAAAGAAACAAGGCGGTCCATCTGTCGTTTCAATGGCAAACTGTGTCGCCATAGTGGTAATCCAAGGAATATTCAACTGCTCCGCTACGAGTCCTCCAGGGAGAGTTATAAAGTCCGCAATAACAATATCAGGTCGATTTTCCTGCCACTCTTGGACTAGTTGGTCAGACACCACATTGATCAAATCAAGACTAGCTGACAACTGTCGATAAGCAGAAATAAGGTTTAATTGCCCTTCATTGTTGGCTACACGCTCAAACTCATCTACACAATTTTCTAAAATGGGAATCACCCAGAATCCCATCTCCTCTGCTACAGATCTTCGTTGCGGTCCTGTGAATAATCGAATCTCATACAAGGGATCCTTCAACAAGGGTGCAAGTAAATTAAGAGTTGGGAAGAGATGCCCACTCAAGGGAACTACAACCACATCAATTTTGATTTTTCTCATATGTCTAGGATAGCAAATTTTTAAAAAAAGAACTACCAAAATGATAGTTCTTTCCAGCATTATTTAGCTGCTTTTTCACTTTAAGAATTAGAAGAGTTCTTTGTAGAGAGCAATGGTTTCTTCTAAAGTTGGCATAAATGGATTACCTGGCGCACATGCATCAATCAAAGCATTCTTAGAAAGGTAGTCAAAGTCAAAGTCTTTTTCTTGGATACCGAGTTCAGTAAGTTTCTTAGGAATACCAACCGTTTCAGACAGTTTCTCAATTTCAGCGATAGCGTATGCGGCACATTCTTGGTCTGTTTTCCCTTCAACATGGAGTCCCAAGGCCTTGGCTACATTGCGAAAAGCTTCTGGTACACGCTTGGCATTTTCACGTTCTACAACTGGGAGAAGCATGGCACAGCAGACACCGTGTGGCAAGTTATATACCGCACCGAGTTGGTGAGCCATAGAATGAACATAGCCCAGACCAGCGTTGTTAAAGCTCATACCTCCGAGGAAGATGGCATTGACCATAGCCTCACGCGCTTCGATATCTTGTCCATTAGCTACAGCACGAGGGAGGTATTCTTTGATGAGCTCGATTGCTCCGATAGAGAGTTTCTTGGTCACATTATAAGCACCTGGTGTTACCAAGGCTTCGACAGCGTGGGTAAGAGCATCCATACCTGTCGCGGCTGTCAATCCTTTCGGTTTTGAAAGCATGAGTTCTGGATCATTGACAGAGATTAGAGCGAGGCTATTCTTATCAACCATTACCATCTTGACCTTGCGTTCTTCGTCAGTAATAACATAGTTAATCGTAATTTCTGCAGAAGTTCCAGCTGTTGTATTAATCGCAACCACTGGCAAGCCTTTTTTAGCAGACTTGTGGAGACCTTCGTAGTCTTGTGGTTTTCCACCATTTGTAGCGATGATAGAGATACAGCTAGCTGCATCCTGAGGAGATCCTCCTCCAAGACTGATGATGAAGTCACATCCATGCTCTTTCAGGGTAGCCACTCCGTCTGTGACGTTCTTGCAAGTCGGATTTGGCTCCACATCGCTAAAAATCACATATTCGATCCCTTCTGCATCTAATGGTTTTAGGACCTTAGGTAAAATATCACTTCCCTCGATGAACTTATCTGTCACCAAAAGAGCCTTCTTATACCCCAATTCCTTGATATACGGACCTACTTCATTTACAACACCTTTACCAATAAGGTTAACTGATGGAACGTAAAATGTAGCCATATGCTTTTCCTCCTGCGCCTCTGCGCTAATTGATTATTTACTATAAGTATACGACCTTATAAGAAGTTTTACAAATATTTGTAAGCGTTTTAAGTAAAAAGTTAGTAAAGAACAGCCAGCCACTTTTTCAAGAAAAAAGCTCCAAAAAGATAGCTTTCATCTCATTGGAACTTTTACTTAATCATTATTGCTTCGTTAAGACTACTCGGTCAGATGCCTCTCGGTCCATATCATCGATAATCAATTGATTACCATTAACCGCGTAAATTTTAACATCATCTCCGATAATGACTCGTTGATTTTCTGGCTCAAAGCTGACTTGCTTGATTTCCTTATCTCCATCTGGTTCGACCTCAGTCCATGTACCAGTTTTACCTGTTACAACAAGAGTAATCTGGTCATTCTCATCTTTTCCAGTATAGGTACCATCAATATTAGTCGGTTGAGCTGCCGCAGTAGTGTCCTGGCTTGAGGAGGCTTGTGGTTGACTAGCACTTGTTGTGGAGCCAGAAGATGATTCTTGTTGAGTAGATGGTTGCTGAGCCGATTGCTGGGTAGGGGCTTGTGCCTTAGGTCCACAAGCTGCTAAAAGACTAAGAATTGCTAGGGAAGCAATAGAAAGTGTGAATGTTTTCGTTTTCATAGCGATTTCCTTTCTTTTGTGCTAATGTATTTCTGAAATCGTTTTCGAGTTTTCCTCCCCCCAGTATAGCAACTTCATCCTAGAAGGTCAACTAATCTCATGCTATCCCACCAAACCCGCTCGCACTTCCGAGATAAAGTAGAGGGAGCCCGTCACAAAAAGCAAGTTCTGGTCATTGGCCTTTTCTTCAAATTCGCTGATAAAATCGCCATAGGAAGGAATCAAATCGTAACCCGCCACATCCTTTTCATCCAGAGAACCTTGGTAGTCAAAGCCCGTTACCTTAAGTTCCACCTGAGGCAACTGCTCAGATAGATAGCCTAACATTCCTTGATAATCCTTGCGTTTAAGGGCACCAAAAAGAATGCGAACTTGATAGCCTTGCTGGATTTTCCCTTGAATAAACTCGACTAGACGAGTCAAGGCTGGAAGATTGTGAGCCCCGTCTAGGTAGATATGCGGACGAATCCGTTCCAATCGACCGGCCCAGTGAGTCTCTTGCAATGCCTGTCTGACAAGCTCTTCTTCGACACCTTCCTCTCTTGACGCCATAAACAGAAGAAAAGTTTGTAAAGCCAAGGCGGCATTTTCTTGCTGATAGGTACCTTCCAAACCGATTTCAAGCCGTGAAAAACTTGCTAGTCTACTTGAAAAATCCCCAGCTTTCAAAGCGAAGTCTTGCCCCGCTCGATAAAGGGCTACATCCAACTCTTTTGCTCTTTTTTGACAGACAAGCTCAGCTTCTGGAGCAAGCTTGGCAATGACCGCCTTCTTTCCAGCCTTGAAGATACCAGCTTTCTGCTCTGCTATTTCTTCCAAACTATCGCCCAAGGTCTCCTGATGATCTAACCCAATCGAAGTTATAACTGCAATCTCTCCTGTTACGACATTAGTGGTGTCAAGTAGACCACCAATACCCACTTCTAGCAGGACTAGATCCACGTCCTGCTCTTTAAAGTAAAGCAAAGCAATCAAGGTCAACAACTCAAAGAAAGACAATTGGTCATGTGTTTCCAAAAGAGTTTTTTCCATCTCCTTGACTTGGTTAGCTGTACGAATAAAATCTTCATCAGCAATCGGTTGTCCATTGATACAAATTCGATCATTGATGCTGATGATATGGGGAGAGGTAAAAGTACCAACTTTTTTACCATGAGCAACAAACAACTCCCTCATAAAGGCAATAGTTGATCCCTTGCCATTGGTCCCTGTCACGTGGATAATAGGATAAGTCTTCTCAGGATTCCCCAGCAAATCCACTGCTTGTTGCATTCGTCCAAGTCCAGATCTAAAGTTTAAACCAATCCGACTATGAAGCCATTCTTCTACTTCAAACATGCATATCTCCTTAACAAAAGTACATTCCACTACCACAACAAAGTATAATTGCAAGTAAAAAGCGAGGTCGGGACAAAAATCCCGACCTCTTACCTGGTTAACTAATCACTAGCTAGTATGAATTTTAGCGCAGGGCTAAAAACGTCCCCCGGACGTTCCAACTCTTCTAATTTTCAGGAGTTGGACTAAAAACGTCCACTGGACGTTTTTACTCCTCCATAAAGCTGTTGAAGACTTCTTCAATCATGTTCCATTCGTCTTCTGAGTCTTCTGGGATTGGTTGTAATTCGCCTTCTGTTCCGTCTTCGTTTTCGATGAATGAGTAAGCTTGGATTTCAACTTCACCATTTTCATCTTCTTCTGCGTTAACTGGCACTAGAAGAACATAGTTTTTACCAAATTCTTCTTTTCCGTCGATGGTCAAAAGAATTTCAAACAAGGTTTCATTACCTTGCTCATCTACTAGTGTAATCAATTCACGTTCTTCGTGGTCATGGTTGTGATCGTGTGACATAGTTTCTCCTCTGTCTTAAAATTTTCTATCTAAATAATTTTGCAAAATCAGCTGAGCAGCCAACTTATCAATAACTTTCTTGCGTTTATTGCGGCTGATATCTGCTTGTTCAATCAACATACGTTCAGCTGCGACTGTCGTCAAGCGCTCATCTTGATAGTCTACTGGCAAACCAAAAAGTTCCTCTAATTTTGCTCCGTAGGCTTGACTGGCTTCAACTCGCGGTCCGCTTGTATTGTTCATGTTTTTAGGCAAACCTACTACAAAGCGTTCCACCTTATAGCTGTCAACCAATTCCTTGATACGTTCAAAACCAAACTGGCCCTGATCCTCATTGATTTGGATGATTTCAAGTCCTTGAGCAGTGAATCCTAGTGGGTCGCTAATGGCCACGCCTACCGTTTTTGAACCGACGTCCAATCCCATAATTCTCATAGATTATAGATCGACTCCTTGTCCTTTAAGGTAATAGCGCACCAATTCTTCAACAATTTCATCACGCTCATACTTACGGATTTGATTTCGTGCATTGTTGTAACGAGGAACGTAGGCAGGGTCTCCACTC includes the following:
- a CDS encoding glycosyltransferase, whose amino-acid sequence is MRKIKIDVVVVPLSGHLFPTLNLLAPLLKDPLYEIRLFTGPQRRSVAEEMGFWVIPILENCVDEFERVANNEGQLNLISAYRQLSASLDLINVVSDQLVQEWQENRPDIVIADFITLPGGLVAEQLNIPWITTMATQFAIETTDGPPCFFGGMGSPKTPFQSAQQWLGRKGTRLGKRIVSFLLRERLKRYDFKLYNQKGQETIYSPYSILGIGMKELELKSGFPEHYLWVGPFGSSIERAENYPLDLAPYANHKKVLVSCGTQLAWAKDNLLYQTQQLAKAHPDCHFFVTLGFGGQDFRCEELMDNVSVVSYLPYKEYIPQMDYVIHHGGAGIFYQCIIYGKPALILPHDYDQYDYAVRGLEAGIALTAKREDTEAIGRAFDELLARENWPDLKNLRRAAKAYQPTEILEREIHRLLADKEK
- a CDS encoding SP_0198 family lipoprotein, which produces MKTKTFTLSIASLAILSLLAACGPKAQAPTQQSAQQPSTQQESSSGSTTSASQPQASSSQDTTAAAQPTNIDGTYTGKDENDQITLVVTGKTGTWTEVEPDGDKEIKQVSFEPENQRVIIGDDVKIYAVNGNQLIIDDMDREASDRVVLTKQ
- a CDS encoding bifunctional folylpolyglutamate synthase/dihydrofolate synthase codes for the protein MFEVEEWLHSRIGLNFRSGLGRMQQAVDLLGNPEKTYPIIHVTGTNGKGSTIAFMRELFVAHGKKVGTFTSPHIISINDRICINGQPIADEDFIRTANQVKEMEKTLLETHDQLSFFELLTLIALLYFKEQDVDLVLLEVGIGGLLDTTNVVTGEIAVITSIGLDHQETLGDSLEEIAEQKAGIFKAGKKAVIAKLAPEAELVCQKRAKELDVALYRAGQDFALKAGDFSSRLASFSRLEIGLEGTYQQENAALALQTFLLFMASREEGVEEELVRQALQETHWAGRLERIRPHIYLDGAHNLPALTRLVEFIQGKIQQGYQVRILFGALKRKDYQGMLGYLSEQLPQVELKVTGFDYQGSLDEKDVAGYDLIPSYGDFISEFEEKANDQNLLFVTGSLYFISEVRAGLVG
- the ruvX gene encoding Holliday junction resolvase RuvX, which codes for MRIMGLDVGSKTVGVAISDPLGFTAQGLEIIQINEDQGQFGFERIKELVDSYKVERFVVGLPKNMNNTSGPRVEASQAYGAKLEELFGLPVDYQDERLTTVAAERMLIEQADISRNKRKKVIDKLAAQLILQNYLDRKF
- a CDS encoding iron-containing alcohol dehydrogenase — translated: MATFYVPSVNLIGKGVVNEVGPYIKELGYKKALLVTDKFIEGSDILPKVLKPLDAEGIEYVIFSDVEPNPTCKNVTDGVATLKEHGCDFIISLGGGSPQDAASCISIIATNGGKPQDYEGLHKSAKKGLPVVAINTTAGTSAEITINYVITDEERKVKMVMVDKNSLALISVNDPELMLSKPKGLTAATGMDALTHAVEALVTPGAYNVTKKLSIGAIELIKEYLPRAVANGQDIEAREAMVNAIFLGGMSFNNAGLGYVHSMAHQLGAVYNLPHGVCCAMLLPVVERENAKRVPEAFRNVAKALGLHVEGKTDQECAAYAIAEIEKLSETVGIPKKLTELGIQEKDFDFDYLSKNALIDACAPGNPFMPTLEETIALYKELF
- a CDS encoding DUF1292 domain-containing protein — translated: MSHDHNHDHEERELITLVDEQGNETLFEILLTIDGKEEFGKNYVLLVPVNAEEDENGEVEIQAYSFIENEDGTEGELQPIPEDSEDEWNMIEEVFNSFMEE